DNA from Coleofasciculaceae cyanobacterium:
TTATCATCATTGGCAATTTGAACTTGAACTAGTTTGTTGACGCCATCTTGCTCGATGCCACCTTGCTTATTGATTTCGTTTTGGGCTTGGGATACGCCGCGCAATATTTCCTTAGCAACATCAAGACTTCCCCCAACGGGAATACTTACGCCAATTTTGATGGTTTCAAAATAATCGATCGCTGCCAAAGAATTATTTAAATAAATCAAAGCTTCTGGATCGTTAGGATAAGCTTTTAAAGAATTAGCAAATTGAACCTGTGCTTTAAAAAAATCACCCGCAGCAAACTTTTCAACTGCGAATTGTTTATCGGGATTATTATCGGCACTAATCAGAATGTTTTCGCCCAAACTCAATCTCTGTTCAATTTCAGAGTTTTCCTGGTTTTGATTTCTAGTTAGCCAACGCTCCATCAGAGTTTTTGATTTGCTTGAAGCTAAATTAGAACTTTCTTTTTGACGATTGATTGACCAGATAGTTAGCAAAATGGCAATGAGTATACCAAAAACGATAATTTTTCTACTTGTCAAGTGATTTTGTTGGTTACTCATAGATTTTTCCCGTTCACTCGGAGGTAGTTGTTTCTGGGGACGAAGATCTGCCACAGCTTTTTTTGACTAAGTGATATTGTTGGTAAATAATGCTACTTCTTTCTACTAAAGTTTTTCAATAATTTAACGTTATGGCCAGGGAAAGTTAGAGGAAATCATCAATAAAACCAACTGTATTATTTGCACGAAAGCTTTTATGCTGTTCTTAATGCAATAAGCAAAAGATCTTAAAACTACTGCATGGTTTCACAACAAATTTCAGAACTAGTTGCTCGGACTTTGGGGCAAAACTCTTTGCCTGAGTAAACACAAGGCATTAGACTTGTCCAAGAAATAAATTCATGAGAAAAAAGTCCTAAAGGATTAGCTTCGCGTCACGGTAGTAAAACGACATTTAGGTAACCGTCTTGTCAAATTCACTTGATTATATCCAAAAATATCGAGAGCGAACAAAAAGAATATTAGGCATTAGTTATTAACAATGGCAACAATTGAGCGAAAAGGCGATCGCTGAGCAACAAGAAGATAATAAGCAAATATCTCGTCAAAGAATTTTCATTGAACATTTAATTCGTCGTCTTAAAATCTTCCGAGTTGCTGCCGATAAATTTGGTAGTGTAGCAATAGTGTTGACAAGATAAGAAGATTAAAGATTTTTGTGTCCTGTCTAGCAAGTTCGCGATCGCCTTTTTCTTGGTTCACCAAAAGTGTGCAAGACCCCTTATTATGAGCCAAAAGCGTTAGTTTTTGCAAGCCACTAGAATTACTCTATATTACAAATCTCTCAAAGGAGCATTATTTGGTGATAAGGAATTAGAAGGTGTGCTTGGGAAAGATTCGCTGTTGTCATCTAAATCTCGCAATGATTCTGATGAATCTTGGTCGACGCGAATTGTTGGTTTAGGCTCGCCAATAACAGGCATATTAACTTTGGTTGTTTCAGGAATAGGAACTTCTGTGATTTCTGGGGTAGGAGCGATCGCTTTAGTTTTTTCTGCTTCAGGAGGAGTCGCAACGTCAGTAGAGGCCGTCTCGGCAATTCCTTCTTCCGCTTGAGAGATAATTGCTTTCGCCTTTTCCTGCCAATACATTGTAGGAGATGAGTCTTTAACTTTGATAGCTTGTTGTTTGGCGTACACCCATTTTTCTTCACTCAAGGCTTTTTCAGCAGTGGTCATAATTGCTTCATTAGTTTCCGACTCTGCTTTCCAAGAGTCTTTAAGATCGATAACCCTAGATCTGACGGTACTGTCTTGGGGGATTTGCTTGACTGTCTCAAACGCTTCTTCAATATTTCCGTCTTGTTCGTAGAGTTTAGTTGCCTGTTCTAATAGCTGCTCTGACCACAAATCAACTTGTTGTTGAATTTCTGCATCTATAGAAGTGTTTTTCGGTAGAGTTTTGGCGATCGCTAAGGCTGCGCCATACTTAATATCTTCTGCCTCTACTTGGGCTTGAGCTAGACCACACTGAGCTTCAAATTCTTGTAGTTGCTCTTTGGACATACTCGGTGAGGGAGCCACATCAGCAGCTTGAGCATTCATAGCAACTGCTTCGTCATAGCAAGCTTGATATTCTTGCTTTTCTAACATTTCATTAAAATGATTTACCTGTTCTTCGATACTTTTTTGGACAGACTGGGTAGTTTTTTGCTTTAGGAGATACATTCCCCCAGACGCGATCGCTCCTAATATTAAAGCTACTCCTAGAGTAGTTAGGTTTTTACGAGATTTTTGAGCCTTAGACATGGAATTTGATTCGGTTTCACGTGAGGTGGATTGAGTTTCTAATTGTGGTTGCTGTTCATTGTTCGTAACTAATTCAGGTAATTCAGGGTGAAAATTGGTTAGATTTTCTGGCGTGTCGATAACTGAGCGATCGTTATTTAAGGATGAGGAATTTATGGATGTGGCTTGAGGCTTTCTGGACAAATTGGCTAATTGAGAAGCACTTAACTGAACTGTTGGAGTATATTCAACTGCTTGTGTTTGACGAATAGCTTCGGGTTTATTTCCCAAACCAGCTAAAGCTGTGATAATTTCTTGAGCCGATTGATAGCGTTCTTTAAAATGATATCTGGTCATTTTGGCAATAATATCCGCTAATTGTGGGCTACATTGAGCTTGTTCGCGCCAAATAATTTCACCGTCTTCATCTTCAATCAACTCGACAGGATGCACTCCAGTTAAAGCCTGGATCGCAATAATGCCCAAAGCATAAATATCGCTGGTGGTACGGGGTTTTCCTCTTGCTTGTTCAGTGGGCATATAACCTCTTGTTCCTACTGCTACGGTTGCAGGAACTAATTGAGTTTGCTCGGCAATAACTTCTTTTACAGTCCCAAAATCTACTAGTACTAGCTTATGATCCCAACTGCGGCGAATTAAATTGTCAGGTTTGACATCACGGTGAATTACGCTTTTTCCATGAATAAAATCGAGGATATTCAAACAATCTATTAGTAGTTCAATAACTTTTCCTTCTGACCAAGGTTTTCCTAAAATAAGTTCTTTACTTAGGGTATAACCTTCTATATATTGTTGCACCAAATAAAATTTCTCATCTTGCTCAAAATATGCCATGAGTCGTGGTATTTGGTCATGAATTCCCAACGTATAAAGAGTTTCTGCTTCTTTCTTAAATAAACGTCTCGCTACTTGAATAAAATTCGGGTCGTCAACGCTAAAATAAAGCTGCTTTACTACACATTTATCTTTATCTGGTAACTGAATATCTTCTGCTAGATAAGTTTTACCAAATCCACCCTTAGCAATATATTTAATTACCCGATAGCGTGAGCCTAAAATAGTTTCCTGCATGAATAAAATAGATTGTTTAATTAGATTTATATATGTTTGATTAATATGTAATTTTAAGAATACAAAATTCTGATTTAGTGAGCCAAAATTCTAGTTTTTATTTCAATATTTCAGCGATTATTGTAAATTAAATAAATTCTACAAACTTTGATAGTTTTATAGAGAGGTGGAGCAATAACTACATTTGCTTAAGTTTTTCAAACTCCGATAATTCTGTAGCCAAACTTTTTTGTTGAGTTTTGTATTGCTCTAAATTATTTTCAATTCGGATTTGTTGTTTTTCGACTTCCACTAAGCGATCGCTATAGACATCGGTGACAATTTCTAGTCCATCGGTAATTTTGTTTTCTTCTAACTCTAAATTTAAGTTCAGATCTTGAATAACTTTATCTAGTAAGTTTTTAGCAAAAGATTGGTAGTAACTAGAAAGATCTTTCTTGAGTTTTACGCTCGCCTCATCCAACTTGAGATCGTTCTCGCTATTGTAAGCACTGACCAAAAGAAAAATAATTCCAAAAATAAAAATGCCAAACAGCCAAGGATATTGTTTAAAGTAATTAGACAAGCCTTGGGTCATTTGATTTTTACTGGATTTAATACCGACAAAACCCAGTACCAAAGTAAGCATCATCATAATCTGCATCATCTGACTTCTTAGCTGGTTCATAATGTATGCACCGAGAGACTTTTGCTTATGGCTGGTTTCGCAATTAGTTCCTGCAAAAGAGAGGAGAAAATTATCCTGCACGTTAATATCATCGGGAGGAGAAAACGGGGATTGTGATAGGACTTCGGGAATGACATTGGTTTTTTCATTAAGTCTGTCTAGTAAGCCATGCAAACCACCATTACAGTAGACCTGACTGACTTTGTACCATTCTTCTATTGCCCACTTTTCCAGTGAATCTGTACAAAAACCGATAAGACTTGTATTAATATCATCAGAATCGGAGGAATCATCATTTAGCTGAATAATTTTCTGTCCATTTTTCTTTAAAACTACGGGGTTTAAACTATCAACAAAATCCTGAATCTGATAGACGACGCTTTTCTTACTATAGACATCTACAAATGCAGCCTTAGATTGAGCTATGTCTAACTTGATTGCTTTAAAAAACTTATCTTTAGTTTGATTAGCTTCGACGATCGCTTTTTTACTAACTTCCTTAAGATTAATTTCTGACAGGGCTGCTAATTCCTGCTGTGCTTGAGCTAGCTTTTCGGCTAATTCTTGCTGTTGCTGTTCTAAAAAAGGTTCGACGGGTTCGGCTGCACGAACAACTTTAACCGCGATCCGTTTAGCAAGGATATTTTCTGGCTGACGTTTGACGAGATCGCCAAGAATTTTGGTAAATCGTTCTTGTTTTTTCTGTTGTTTAGGGTCTAGGTTATTGTTACCGTCTTCTGTATAAAAAGATTTGAGATAGAGTGGCACTAATTCAAACCTAGGTTCTAAAACATCATTTTTTAACCAGACTTCGATCGCGTTTAGATTTTTTTCCGCTACCTTTGCCACCTCCTCTTTGGGATCGGGGGTATCTACCAGTAAATACTGCCGAGAGATGTAAGTTTGGTTGAGATTTTGCACGAAGTTTTGCACTTCTAGTGCTAGCTGCTGTTTGCTGTCTATCACCACCATTAATAGATCGCAATCCACCACATCCCAATATTCTCGATCTATTTCTAGATCGAGTGGTTCAATTCGGAGCGTAAAAGCTAGTTCTGCTACGTTTTCTCCAGCTTGGGGACAGGCAAGGGTAATAATATCTCCTGAGTTGAGCAATCGAGAGTCTGTTAACCGCTCTCCATTAACAAAAGTGCCGTTGGTACTATGGCGATCGCCAATTTGCCATTGAATAGCCTTTTCTGCTTCTATTAAAGGCTGAACTACTGCATGATTCCAAGATACTCCCTGATAAAGCTGAGGATTAATTTTCACATCAGCTGCGGGTGATCTGCCGATCGCATACTCGCATTTAGAGTTTAATTCAAGATACTGCTGCAAACCAGTAGCATCGGCTAGATTTTGCCTTAATTTTAAGCTCGCACAATGCTGCGGTGCAGTTTGCGTTAATGGTTTGGGGATAGCATCAAATTTTAGTTGAAAAAATTGCTTGAGTTCAGTTTGACTATTAATCAAATCGAAAACAGCCTGAGCTAAAATTGGAGACTGACTGACAATTTGAACTGTGAGTTTTTTCTGATTGAGAGTTTTGTTTAGTTGAGCAAGCTGGCGCGAGATATCGGCTAAATCTTCCCGTTCATCGGCTTTTCTACTCAAAAAAAGCTGAAGATTTTCGATGGTTTGACTTAATTTATCTGCTTTTGGTGGCATGAATTCAACTTACAATTGACTGAATGGCGATCGCCAATGAACTAAATCCTACTTCTCTTCACAGAAACCAACCTATTTAGTTTTGGGCTGGCTAAAATTAGGCTGACAGTATTAGAGATAAAGTGTTAGGAACTTATTTTCATACGAATTTACCGAGTATCTCTTGGATATCGTCAAGAATACCAACTACTGTACCTACGCCAACGTTAGTTAATTCAACCCCGTCAACTAAAGTATCCTTAGCGGTGTCGGCGGCGTCGCTGGTAGTATCTACAAGTTCAGCAATATCCGTGATGGCTTGTTTCAAATCTTCAGCCTTGCCAACAAGATCGCCAAAGATCTCTTCTTGTTGGCTGGTGAAATCGTCCATCGTTTCTTTAGAGGAATTATTGGTTTCCTCTGCTTTAGCTTCCCCTTTTTCCTTCAACTCTGTTTGGATGGTTTCTAGTTGGGTGGCTAAACCTTCTAGCATTTCGCTAAGTTTGTTTGTCGCCTCGTCCGATATTGCTTCTTCAGTTTCGGCGGATTTATCTTCAATTTCCGCTTGAAAATCGGCGATCGCATTGCTGACCTCGTTGGCTAAATTATCCCCCGATTCAGAAAGGCTTTCGGTAAGGTTTTCTTTGACCTCTTCGACCTTAGTTTGGAGATTGGTAATCGTTTCTCTCACCGACTCAAACACATCGTTAAGTTCTGAACCATCACTCTCGGCTTCGTTGCCCAATGCTTGTAACTCGCTAATGGTTTCTTCTAGTTCCTCGCTGGCACTAGCCTGAAGCGATTCGACACTGCTTTCCATGTCAGCAAAACCTTGAGTTACTGCTTCGGACTCCCCGTTCAAATCTTCCCTAGCACTAGAAATACGCTCTAATAATCCTTCTGCCCGTTCTGCCAGACTAGTCCAGTTACTGTCAAATTCTGACGATACCTGGGCTAACTTTTCCCTAGCTGTCGATAAATCTTCGCTGGCTTGGTCAGCGCGATTCATCAATTCTTGTAGCTTGATCACCGTCTCGGCTGCGGTGGTTTCAAAATCTACTGCCATCTGTCATTCTCCTGTTTAATTAATAAAATCTAATAATTGCCAATCTTCCTAATCATTAAAATCTACGTTAAACTTATCGGCTGCTGTTTTCACCGCATCTACTTGAATTTTTAGGGGCATAATTAACAGATCTAAGTTGTCAAATAATGGCTCTAATAACTGTCTTTGAGTTGAAGACTCTTCTTCCGAATCACTGAGCTTTTTCGCCATATCGTCAATCGAACCAGTGATTTCTTCTACTGCCGTGTCGATTAGCTCTTTAATCTCCCCATCAATTGTTTCTTTCGTTTTCTCCATCAGATCGTCCACACCGCCAGACATCATGTCAGCAGTATCGCTGAGGCTACTACTAAAGTTTTGGGCAATGCTGGCAAACTCACTCGCCATGGTGCTGATGTTGCTGCTAACTTCTGACTGTCCTTGGTTAACCTGATCGGTAAATTTATCTACCTCTTGTTCCATCGAACTACTGGCAGACTCTAGCTTTTCTCGTAGGGTGTCGATCTTTTCAATGGTGCTTTCCATTGCCGAGGCTAGCTGTTCTTGACTGTCGTTAATCGCAGTTCGCGCTTCTTCTAATTCGCTGTTGCTTTCCTCTGACTGAGATTTAGTTGATTCGCGGTTGTCGTCGAGCAAGCTTTGATACTGACCTAATTTCTCTTGAGTCGCCTCTACCTCTCCATCGAGTTTTTCAGTAGCTTCGTTGAGAAAACCAGTCAATTCTTGGACGCTAGCTTCAAAACTCTCTACTTGCGATTCAGCTTGAGATTGATGTTCTGCCACCTCTTCTCGCATTTCATTGAGAGCTTGCTGCACCTGTGCCAGAATATCTGCTACCTGTTGCTGTTTCTCTGCCACATTTTCCGTAAGCTGATTTGCCTCGGCTTCTACTTCCTGCGCCTGAACGATAATTCCATCTAAGCGATCGGGAAAATCCATAATTAGCTGAGACATTAAGTCTAATGATTCGCCTAACTGACTCATGGTTATATACTCCTAAAATTTTTGTTAAATACTGATTAAAAAAGATCCATCACCGCCTTGATTGCTCCTGTCGCAACTTTGGCTGCTACGAGCGCTGGCAGCACGGGAGACAAAGCACCAGTAACACTAGCACCAACGCTCATCATCACCGCGTTTTCTACCGCTTCTTGCATCATTGCCTGAACCGAATCTTCGATCGCATCCTGGAAGCTTTCAGTAATCTTGTCTTTCATTTGCTCGCCAGCATAATCTTGGGCATTTTCTAAGACTTCGTTGAGAGTTTGTTTCAGCTTGTCTCCTAATTCCCCTGTATCTTGCCCAAAGGAGGTAAACATCTCTTCAAAGTTAGCGCTTAACTCTTCAAAGCCAGAGCTAATTTCCTCTAGTTGTTCGCCTGTAAGCTCGCTGCTAAAGTCGCCTAAGATAGAGTCAAGGTTGGATTTAAGGGTTTCACCAATATTGTTTGCCACCTCCTCAAAATCACCTTCAGTGTCCGACTGTGCGGTTTCCATTTTCTCCTGTAAGCCTTTAACATTCTCGGTAAAGTCATTAAAAAAGCTTTCTGTCTCTTCTGAACTAGACTCAACGCTCTCTTCCATCTCAGAAATAGTTTCAGCCAGTTGGTTAAACGCTGCTATTACTTCCTCTAGGCTGCTCTCTTGTTCGCTCTGACGGCTTTCGTTTGCCGAACCAAATTCATTTTCGGAACTATCTACCGTTTCGCCACCATTGCCTATCTTTTCTTCTAGTTCGGTTAAGGACTCCTGTAAGCTCGTCATTACGCTTAACATCTCATCGCGAGAGCTAGCAAATTCAGCTTGAGTCTGCTCAAATTCTTGTGTAGTAGCTTCTAAACCTTGAATAATGCTGTCTTTGGCTTCTTCTAGACTAGTATTAGTCGATTCTAGCTGTCCTGAAAGTTCGGTCATTTGCGTCGATGCCAACTCAATCGCGTCGATAATCTGTTGCAGTTTCTCACTAGATTCTTCGACATTCTGGGCTAAAACTTCTGCTGCTGCCATAATGATTCTCCTGTTAATTTATTGATTGGTGCATTGATGCAAAATTTAGCCCAGCAATGCTTTCGCGGTGTCTAATACTGGTCTTACCTCGTCGATTAAGTCGGTAACCTCTGAGATTTTATCGACAATTTCGCCGATGCTACCTTTAAGCAGATCTCCCATTTCTCCCCCCGCACTATCAAGCACAGAGAAAGCCTGAGTTAGCCCTTCGGATGATCCCGTCAGTTCTTCCATCACTTCTTCGGCAAACTTCGAGGCGATCGCGGTAGTTACTCCTTCGGCTAGGGAATCAAAACTGGTTTCTAAATCTTGCTTTTTGCTATCGCTTTCTTCAGCAACGCTAGAGAAGTTCTCTCCTAAAGTTTCTAACTGTTCTTGCAATAGGCTTTCAAGGTCGCTAAACTGTTCTATCAAATCTGCTTTTTTCTCATCAAAGCTTTCTTGAGCAGTGGTAGCAGCCGAATTGTGTTCTTCTAAGTTAGCGTTGGCTGCTTCTTCGTACCCAGCAATCGCTTCCTGTAAAGCATTGATATTTTCTGCAAAAGTATTTAAACCAGAAGTGGTATTTTCCTTTTCCTCTGCTAGCTGTTCTGCCATTTCTGCTTTACGGCTTTTTACTTCTTCTAAACGAGTGCTAAAACGTTCCATAGCTTCGGTTACAGCATCACCAACTTCAGTAATCTTTTCTTGAAAAGAAGTCAGTTTCTCTCTCGTGCTTTCCATTTCAGTTTCTAGAGACTCTTCTGCTGCTTGTAATTCGGCAATAATTGCTGACCAGCTTTCTTGGGCTTCTTGGTTAGCAGTGGTTAGCTCATCGGCTAGATTAGTGGCAAATTCCACAATTTGATCTACCTCATCAAAAGCTTTTTCTGCATCTACTAACAACACTTGAGATTTTTGATCGCATTCATCGATCAGCAAATTAATATCTTCAGCCATTTTTTTAAGAATAAAAAACTTTGGATTAAAGTTAAAAACAATTTTCGATTTAGAGACTTAATTAGGATTTTAATATCTCAGATAAAAGTACGATATCTTGCTAGGAAATATGCAGTTGCTGATAAAAACTATTTAGGCAAATGCATATAAAACAGATTTTATATTTTACTTGTCGAGAAACACTACTCTCTATTCAACCGAATTAAACCGTTTTAATTAAGATTAATTACTACGTTTAAAGCTCTTGCTACCGAAACTGTTTATTGAATAGGAGTATATTATGTTTAGTTCTGAATTTAAAATTAAAACTTCCTTAAATTTTATCGATAAATTCGGATTATAAAACTTAATTTTTTAGATATGTATTTATGAATATAATATCTAATTTCACAAAATAAGCTATGGCAATCAATCTTGGAGAAGAAAAATTATGACAGCTGAGCATAATCGAATTTGGGCTACGCTTACCTTAAAAACAGAGTCAATTAAGCAGTCTGCCGCCAAGAAACATATCCTATCCACAGTAGAAAACACGGTAATTGGTCGCTCTCCAGATTGTCAAATTGCTTTAGATCCTCATGAATTTGTCACCGTATCTCGTCGTCATGCAGAGATAAAATTAGTTGATGCCAGTTGGCAAATAAACGACTTAGGAACAACTAATGGAACTTTAGTAAATGATCGCCCAGTCAGCAATAATCAACGATTGGAATCAGGCGATCGCATTATTTTAGGCGCAAAAGGTCCTGAATTTAGCTTTGAATGTCTTACCCTAAATGCCACCGTGATGGTACAGCCTACCGAAATAGAGGTTGATATACCCGAACCAGAACCTAGTCCATCTAAATCGGAGAATAAACCGATAGAAACTCCCGAAGTTGTAGTAGCCAATGTCACCATTCCTGCTGTCCAAGAAATTGTTAAAGACCCCGAGCCAGCACAAGCACCTATAGCCAAGAATGCTAAGGATAAAGTAAAAGAAAAAAAGCTTTCTGCTGAAAATGAATCTATTGCCGAACCTAAACCCGAAGCCAAAAAACATACTCCCGCTAGGGCTGTAGACAACGCCACCGTTTCCAAGACAAAAACTACTTCTGTTTCTAAGTTAGTTAACACAAGCCCAAATACTCTCGCTTTTGATTCTGGGAAAAGCTTATGGAATTTAATATCTGCAACAGAACTATGTCAAATAGCAGAAAAATCTCAGTCAGTATTAGCCCTGGCGTTTAGCCCAGATGCTCAAGTATTAGTCAGCGTAGCCAAAGATAAAACCATTAAACTATGGAATATTTCTAACCAGACAGAAATTGCCACTTTGACAGGACATAAATTAGCAGCAAATGCTATAGCATTTAGTCCCGACGGACAGATATTGGCTAGTGCTGGAGCAGACAAGACAATTAAGCTTTGGAATATTGACAATCAAGCAGAAATCGCTTCTTTTTCGGGACATAAATTAGCCATTGAATCTTTAGCATTTAGTCCCGATGGACAGATATTGGCTAGTGCTGGAGCAGACAAAACAATTAAGCTTTGGAATATTGACAATCAAGCAGAAATCGCTTCTTTTTCGGGACATAAATTAGCCATTGAATCTTTAGCATTTAGTCCCGACGGACAGATATTAGCTAGTGGCAGTAAAGATAAAACAATTAGATTGTGGAATGTCGCCAATCAAGAAGAAATAGCAGTGCTTGCTGGTCACAAACAAGGAATTAGCAGTATTAATTTTAGCCCCGACGGGCAGACTATAGCTAGTGCTGGAGCAGACCAAACAATTAGATTGTGGAACAAAAAAACGCAACTAGAAATAGCTGCGATCGCTACTCCTAGTTGGCAAACTGGCGCGATCGCGATCGCAGTTGATGGGAAAACCTTGGCAGGCATTGACGAACAAGGCGCGATCAGATTATGGCAGATTTAATCAAATTCATAATTTTCTATTCGGTTTCTCCAAACCATTTTTTATAAATCTCATCGTAAGCACCACTTTCGACGATGGATAGTATGGCTTGATTAATTTCTTCTCGGTAAGGACTATTCGTCTTCAAAGCAATACC
Protein-coding regions in this window:
- a CDS encoding protein kinase, with the translated sequence MQETILGSRYRVIKYIAKGGFGKTYLAEDIQLPDKDKCVVKQLYFSVDDPNFIQVARRLFKKEAETLYTLGIHDQIPRLMAYFEQDEKFYLVQQYIEGYTLSKELILGKPWSEGKVIELLIDCLNILDFIHGKSVIHRDVKPDNLIRRSWDHKLVLVDFGTVKEVIAEQTQLVPATVAVGTRGYMPTEQARGKPRTTSDIYALGIIAIQALTGVHPVELIEDEDGEIIWREQAQCSPQLADIIAKMTRYHFKERYQSAQEIITALAGLGNKPEAIRQTQAVEYTPTVQLSASQLANLSRKPQATSINSSSLNNDRSVIDTPENLTNFHPELPELVTNNEQQPQLETQSTSRETESNSMSKAQKSRKNLTTLGVALILGAIASGGMYLLKQKTTQSVQKSIEEQVNHFNEMLEKQEYQACYDEAVAMNAQAADVAPSPSMSKEQLQEFEAQCGLAQAQVEAEDIKYGAALAIAKTLPKNTSIDAEIQQQVDLWSEQLLEQATKLYEQDGNIEEAFETVKQIPQDSTVRSRVIDLKDSWKAESETNEAIMTTAEKALSEEKWVYAKQQAIKVKDSSPTMYWQEKAKAIISQAEEGIAETASTDVATPPEAEKTKAIAPTPEITEVPIPETTKVNMPVIGEPKPTIRVDQDSSESLRDLDDNSESFPSTPSNSLSPNNAPLRDL
- a CDS encoding FHA domain-containing protein, which produces MPPKADKLSQTIENLQLFLSRKADEREDLADISRQLAQLNKTLNQKKLTVQIVSQSPILAQAVFDLINSQTELKQFFQLKFDAIPKPLTQTAPQHCASLKLRQNLADATGLQQYLELNSKCEYAIGRSPAADVKINPQLYQGVSWNHAVVQPLIEAEKAIQWQIGDRHSTNGTFVNGERLTDSRLLNSGDIITLACPQAGENVAELAFTLRIEPLDLEIDREYWDVVDCDLLMVVIDSKQQLALEVQNFVQNLNQTYISRQYLLVDTPDPKEEVAKVAEKNLNAIEVWLKNDVLEPRFELVPLYLKSFYTEDGNNNLDPKQQKKQERFTKILGDLVKRQPENILAKRIAVKVVRAAEPVEPFLEQQQQELAEKLAQAQQELAALSEINLKEVSKKAIVEANQTKDKFFKAIKLDIAQSKAAFVDVYSKKSVVYQIQDFVDSLNPVVLKKNGQKIIQLNDDSSDSDDINTSLIGFCTDSLEKWAIEEWYKVSQVYCNGGLHGLLDRLNEKTNVIPEVLSQSPFSPPDDINVQDNFLLSFAGTNCETSHKQKSLGAYIMNQLRSQMMQIMMMLTLVLGFVGIKSSKNQMTQGLSNYFKQYPWLFGIFIFGIIFLLVSAYNSENDLKLDEASVKLKKDLSSYYQSFAKNLLDKVIQDLNLNLELEENKITDGLEIVTDVYSDRLVEVEKQQIRIENNLEQYKTQQKSLATELSEFEKLKQM
- a CDS encoding FHA domain-containing protein; amino-acid sequence: MTAEHNRIWATLTLKTESIKQSAAKKHILSTVENTVIGRSPDCQIALDPHEFVTVSRRHAEIKLVDASWQINDLGTTNGTLVNDRPVSNNQRLESGDRIILGAKGPEFSFECLTLNATVMVQPTEIEVDIPEPEPSPSKSENKPIETPEVVVANVTIPAVQEIVKDPEPAQAPIAKNAKDKVKEKKLSAENESIAEPKPEAKKHTPARAVDNATVSKTKTTSVSKLVNTSPNTLAFDSGKSLWNLISATELCQIAEKSQSVLALAFSPDAQVLVSVAKDKTIKLWNISNQTEIATLTGHKLAANAIAFSPDGQILASAGADKTIKLWNIDNQAEIASFSGHKLAIESLAFSPDGQILASAGADKTIKLWNIDNQAEIASFSGHKLAIESLAFSPDGQILASGSKDKTIRLWNVANQEEIAVLAGHKQGISSINFSPDGQTIASAGADQTIRLWNKKTQLEIAAIATPSWQTGAIAIAVDGKTLAGIDEQGAIRLWQI